The window ggtcgaatgttgtagattgtaattcaaaacatcctctttttttcttttttctttttttggcatcCTATGCAATTAATCAAGCCTTCTCATCCTTTTGTTCTATGTGGATGTTTCTGCTTTTGGTTTTAGTATGACGTGAGGTAAAACGTCATTTATGTCGCCGCTATTAGCTGCACCTTCTCCTTCGACTTTTCTTGTCATAGGTACAGGGTCAAGTAATTCACTCAAGAATTGATAGATAAAGGACCACTAAGAATTAATTTGGTGGATCTTTGACTAGAtgcttgaaagaaaaaaacaaacaagtgacttgattgggaaaaaaaatggaaaatgatatgtggaaaaattagttaaatttaAGTGATGTCACGTGGATTGATGAGATTTAAGAAAAGACCTCTTCATTTACCAAGTGAATATAATTATAACATCTTTATCTTGTAAAATACTACTAATTCTTGTTTTTGAGGAGTTTAGGAGAATGTTCACCATATATGGTAATAAGATTTATatgcattattttttattaaccaAATAGATTATCTATAAATTTTTCATGCAAAAGGATTTTTCCTATTATTGTGTTATAATTTCTGTCatgaagaataaatttaatgaaAGAATTAATTCTTTCAATTGCCAATCATTTTGCAATATATTGAACTGACAactttaattagtaaaattaataCTTGTATGAGAGAATAATATAAATCTGcaattatttttcagttttcctttACTATGTTTTGCGGGTGCTTTAATTTGACCCGCGCGTTGGGCAGGTAAATCATCTAGTGAACATGTAATGCATGGGGACAAGTACACGAGGGGAAGTTCATGACACGAGAGAAGATTCCAAAAAACTTTATGAAGTAGGATCCTTTTTCTACGGTTCCCTCGCGTATGACTTTGTTTCAGAATATCCCAAACTTAATAACCTAAAGTGGCTTTGAACCTCGAAGTTCTCCTTGATTTGactttgttctatttttttccttgaatttgattattttgattcaACAACCGTTGAACTCAATGCTGTCGAAAGTAATGACCAGCTAACAATTATGTGCTCATTACCAATGGAGATATGAGATACAATGATCAatgatcaattattttatttgaaatatcctTTTTGGTGGAACAAGAGTGTGCTTTAACATCTTGTTTTTTGAATTTGgctttattttataatattctaGGCTTTACACTACTTCGGTTTGTTTTACTATGAAATCTACGTACTTCTTATGCataattttgaataataaataaaattttgtttcgataaaaaataaaaataaaatacaattttCGCCATGTCacttttgttaaagaaaaatccAGCATAATCCTAAcctaaattgaaattaaaaactcaaaaaccgTTTTCCTCTTACACTTACAATAATTTTCCATCTCCAATTTTTCAATCTATACTTGAGAGATCCTAACCATTCAAGCAAGAAATGAAGGTTTTTAACAGTTTACGTGAGTGGCGCGGAAGAATTGCGTCTTTTTTCTAATTGCCTCGGAAGAAGGGGTGAAATGTgtaaattttcattattcaaataAAGTAATGAGAGCCGCGATGAATTCATTATATGATTATTACGTCATAATGATCGATTTCTAGAAATTTGGAGACATATATAAATTCAGGAGGAATTTCAAGAAACGCGCGTCACTTTGAAAGGGTCTCGAGTCAAAGTGCTCAAATTGAGAGGGAGAATTTTAGAACAAAATCAGATTTGGAGAATACATGCCATTTTAGGGGGATTTTCGGGATTTCGCATATGGCGTCGCGTCGTCGGCGCCTTCTTTACAGATTGTATCCTCCCATTAACCGCGTGGACCTGCACTGTAACCCCGAAACGGTGGGGGCCAATTTCGTCTTTCCGCCTCCTCCACTCAGCTTCGTGGAAGATTAAAATCCTCACCGTCCGTGCAAACGCCACGTGGCGCGTTAGTTTGCGCGTGGAAAGGTCCTCACGAACCGtaaagggcaaaaaaaagggaaaataaaaaaggaggaggaggagggaggaggaagaattGTCCGATTGAAAATAAGAGTGCGGTGGTGTGGTGTGGGTAGATCTTGAATTGAACGAGCTCAATTCGCGTATTTAAACCCGCCCCGCTTCCTCATTCTTCCTTGTCCATTTcaactctccctctctccctctcttctgcCCCTCGATCGATCCAGCGATCTTCCTATTTCCGGACGCGGGGAGCAGCTCCTCTTGTCGAAGGTAAATCCCCGATCGCTCATCTCATCCTCGAAACGCAAATGCTCCGGTTTCGGTCGACGATGCTTCCTCGTTTTTTCACCCTTGAAAATTCGTTCGATTGACCGCCGGATCCCGTGTCCCCCCGGCGGCCGATTGGGCTGTGCGGGTCTGGATCGTTTAGATCTAATGTGGCCTTGCATGTCGCGGCATTCGATCCGGAAGTTTTCGGGTCGTTTAGCTTCCTTTGAGATGCGCGCGCGATGGAGGAGTTTGAGCTGGTCGGATCTGGCGGCTGTTTGGGTTTTGTAGGCGTTCTCCTTCTCAGATCTGTGCTCTTCTTGTGTTCGCTGCATGGTTCGGGCTCGGGTTGAGAGAGCTTACGGTCTGGTGATCTTGGTTTGTGCCGTGAATTAGCATTGGACTATCGGATCTGATAGGTTGACCCCACCGCTTGTTGCATTATATGCGAATTTGGATGTTCTGTGTATATTTTTGTACTTATTTGAACCAAGAAAGCATACTTCTTGGACGTACCTTTTCTTATTGGCGATTATTTGCCTTTCTATAATTCGGTGTGATCTCCGTCTGTTACTGGGTTTTTATTTGCCAAATTGCTCTTGTTGATAgcttttctctcaattttgacTACGTTTTGTCCTCTGGCTTGCTGGGGGTACTTACTGATTTGATGCTGGATTCAATCTCGCGAGGCTTACCCGGGCTGgtgaaagagaggaaagagttTGGCTAGAGAATGCGGACCTATGTTCATTCTTCAGGCAAATTAGAGCTCTTAATTATTAGATCTAAGATGAGAGTCTGAATGAAGCAGAGTTGGGTGGATACTTGCATGCAGTACACTGTTTGTGCACCTCACCGACATGCATAGGCCACGATAAGTTGCTAGTTTATTTCAGGAAGCGGAGGGGAATATGTGCAGTTCTGTACATATATTAAGTGTGCTTTGCGATTGGTCTGTCTATTTGACTCGCGATACCAAAATTAGCAGAGTTATTTTAGAACTATTTCCTAATTTGTTTGACCTCTCTCAGGTTCTAAATTAGTGTGGAGAGATGGTGAAGATCTGCTGCATTGGTGCTGGCTATGTCGGCGGGCCTACTATGGCCGTGATTGCTCTCAAGTGCCCGTCAGTAGAAGTTGCGGTCGTTGATATTTCTGTCTCTCGCATACAAGCCTGGAACAGCGAACAGCTCCCTATCTATGAACCAGGCCTTGATGCGGTGGTGAAGCAATGCCGAGggaagaacctcttcttcagcACCGATGTGGAGAAGCATGTGTTTGAGGCTGACATTGTCTTCGTGTCTGTCAACACCCCTACCAAGACTCGAGGTCTGGGTGCAGGCAAAGCTGCAGATCTGACCTACTGGGAAAGTGCAGCCCGTATGATTGCTGATGTCTCAAAATCTGATAAAATTGTTGTGGAGAAATCGACTGTCCCGGTTAAGACTGCCGAGGCAATAGAGAAGATTCTGACCCATAACAGCAAGGGAATCAAATTCCAGATTCTGTCGAACCCAGAGTTCCTTGCTGAGGGGACGGCAATCCAAGATCTGTTTGCTCCAGATCGTGTCCTTATTGGTGGCAGGGAAACTCCAGAAGGCCAGAAAGCCATCCAAACCTTGAAGGACGTATATGCTCATTGGGTTCCCGAAGACCGCATTTTAACGACCAACCTTTGGTCTGCAGAGCTCTCTAAATTGGCTGCTAATGCTTTCTTGGCACAAAGGATCTCTTCTGTGAATGCCATGTCCTCACTTTGCGAGGCCACTGGTGCAGATGTTGCTCAAGTGTCTTATGCTGTGGGTAAGGACTCACGAATTGGTCCCAAGTTCCTTAATGCTAGTGTTGGCTTTGGTGGATCCTGCTTCCAAAAGGATATTCTCAACCTGGTGTACATCTGTGAGTGCAATGGCCTTCCTGAAGTGGCTGAGTACTGGAAACAAGTGATTAAGATCAACGACTATCAGAAGGCCCGCTTTGTGAACCGTGTGGTTTCCTCTATGTTCAACACAGTTTCAAACAAGAAGATCGCCATTCTTGGATTTGCCTTTAAGAAAGATACCGGGGACACGCGTGAGACTCCCGCAATTGACGTCTGCAAGGGTCTCTTGGGAGACAAGGCCAGGCTAAGCATTTATGATCCTCAGGTGACTGAGGAGCAGATCCAGAGGGACCTTACCATGAACAAGTTTGATTGGGACCACCCAGTCCACCTTCAGCCGATGAGTCCCACCACTGTGAAGCAGGTTTCTGTAGTCTGGGACGCCTATGATGCTGTCAAGGATGCCCATGGCCTCTGCATCCTCACTGAGTGGGATGAGTTCAAGACTCTTGATTACCAGAGGATATACGACAACATGCAGAAGCCGGCTTACATCTTTGATGGCAGGAACGTCGTCAACGTTAACAAGCTGCGTGAGATCGGATTCATTGTCTACTCCATTGGCAAGCCGCTGGATCCCTGGCTCAAGGACATGCCCGCCGTGGCATAATGGAGACCCACCTGATATTGGCGTCTGTCGCCAGCCAAGATcctatatttttaaaagcagCCTTTTTTATCCCTCCATGTTCGCCTTTTGATGGTTTCGAATGTTCTCCTGCTTCCCCAGAGTAGTCAGGGTAATTGGTCCACATGGTGAAGTCAGCGGATTCACTCTTCTGTTCTACATTGTATTCAATTATATTACCCATCTGTCTGTTACTGCTTTTCGGGTATATtttgattacatttttgtcggttcaatatgtttatgattggTTAGCAACTCTGAGAAATAAACTCTCTTGGTGTTCTAGAACCCTTAACTACCTTGTTTTCTATTTGTCTTCATTTAACTGGCCAACTGCTGTTGGGTCGACTCTATTCAGGATGATGACTGTTGAGTAAGCGAGGAATCGTCTTCTTACGCCAGTTCGTATGTTAAATTGCGCTAACATTTTTCAATGAACTTGCATGTAAACCAAACATCAGTAATGCAGTGCCGACAATCACGGACTTATTAAGAATTCACCATCAGAATGATTCGGGGAAGCGAGTTCTCTTATTGATCCTTCCATTTAATCTCGCTAGCACCCGCGACCTCGTTACTAGGGTTGGTTAATTTTCCCATTTGGGACGACTTGTGACTcctagatttgatttgatttatccTACATTTTGCggattcaatttttatttaacacAAAGCGCTTGGGACTTTTTACTATATTTGCAAGTTGACATATAAAatgtccaaattttttaatcttttgtaattgaaaataattcttttacattttcgaattttgaaggaaaagtcATGAGTAGAAAttagagagaaataaaaaaaaaaaaattgccccaAAAAAGAAGGGGGATCGTAAGTTTCAATTTCGCTAAACTCTGAAAAAATAATCCATGAGATCGTATTCTATGAACTATTCATTAAAGGAATAAATAATGATGCGAAATTTGACTTGTCACCTAAAACTCTATCAAGCGATATTTCTGAAATTACTTCAAAAGTATTGTAATGTGATTGAAAAAGTTACAATTTAATAAGAACCATACTTGCGTAATTGTTACGTTCAATTTTTAATACATTCATATGTTAAATAGATCTATGTGAAGATTGagtcttttcttcctcctctttcagGTGAGTGACGTGAACAAATTTCTCAGTCTTTGGAGAAACTCTTGTTCGAACCTTATTGATGGTTTAAAGACAATCAAAGCCATCAATTACGTGAATTTGTATGTGATGCCATACAATTAAAGGTTAAGATAGACACGATCCATGTAGACTCAACCCATGCAACAATTTATCTAGTCCTTAGGGTGCTTTGCGATTGCCATGACCTAATTGAAAGTTAATCATAATTGAATGGCGCAACTGCTATATTACATATCctaattttgttatttgttgattttttttcctacttgGAAGAGAAGTTGTATAATTTGTCTAGCCTTATCTATCTTAGTTGCATCTTGAATATTTCACACTATTGTACTTGGTGTCTTGGTaaattgcttgatttggtgcTTAATGGCTTAATATTGACTGGACTCGTCGCATTATTACATTGCCGTCTTGGATTGTATGCGTACTCATTCTGATTACCTAAAAGAGAATAGAGTCTCAAAATAGGAAATCCTCTTGATAATTtaccattttctcaaaagaactTTCCGTTTCAACACACCGAtagatttttgtcatttttaaagCATTAATTCTCTCGTATTATGTATAATTTGGGTATTGTAAATGAAACCATTTTACCATTAAGCAAGGATAACCAGTGCTCCAGAGATACTTCTTTCTAAAACTTAGTTTTCTCCCTAGCCTGCCCATTGTGTTTGTGCAGGTGCCTTTTCCAGATCCCATAGAGAAGTTGCTCTTTACTTAATTTATGGCACTAGGGGAGCATATTTGTTGGCACTCTGCTTTTTTAAAGGCTAAATTCTGATAAAATTTTTTGATACTTGAAATTGTTTAGGTGATCTTCTCTCACTAAATCCCAAATATTAGGGAGAAcccggaaaaacaaaagaaaatgatatgttGGATTTAGGAAGCCTGATTCtatcattatttaattttgttGGTTCTATGCATTGACCATTTCACCTGCCAAACATGGCATTACCCGTTTGAGAGAGCGAGCAACAACAGAGGAATGACAACCAACACATCAATCATCATATACAAACCCAATCACGCTCACTCGTATTTGCACATTTCAGAACCCCATAGAGAAGTCCAAAACCCCCGCTCCTTCTTCGGAGGCCTTTATGATTCCTCTGCTTCCTCCGTAGCCTTCTCTCTCCCGCGCGCTGGCCCGCTTTCTGGTGAGAAAGAGTCTCGACCTTTCGAAGTCTCGACAAGCTGTTTGCATTTTCTCTCTTCGATTTCCCTCTGTTTCTTTTGCTGCTTTCGTGATTAGATGGCGACTGGAGAGAATTTGGAGAGTATATCCATGCAAGCTCTGCGACAGGATCTTCTCTAGCGGACCAATGTTGGGAGGTCACATGAGGTGCCGCTGTCGAAAATTATTCAcgtgaataattaattaatcaagaagaatcggatccatatatgattgtaaaatacCGATAAATAAATATAGCGGAATTAAAGCATACCTGTTTGAACCATTGCTTCACttgtagaaaagtatatcactCTGATAATCAGGGATCTATCAGAAtgccagatcttcctctctatgacctattttgaTATAGTAGCTTTCAATGAGATTAAAGCAAccgataggtataacctacccttttataggctagGGAGGGGAcgtagcaaaccctaatcaacagcgtGTCAATTAGGCCcttcccattacgggcttcagtcaaacacaattgcctacactttgctgctcaactaggcccgttaacaatagatgccaatacccaattcaatcagatcactttagggtttaacaaatattggaatatccattaacccgattatttaaaatagaaaatcaattaattaatgtaagcctatattataggaaatttccaacattctcccacttgggctacattaattaacttattttattttgaaaaaagattttatattgaaaacgacactatcgagttaataactgaaaattttgttttatgtggccacaactttaaaaaaataatattccaataatggcatctcaataccaatccaatcctatataacctcaATATAGGACTATAgagatcaatgtgttaagaaaatatcacaacacaagatcttccataatcacatataataagtattatattttcatggatcatgggcctagtagtgtagtaagaaatagtgccaaTATGTGATCAAgatatacactatttcttatcggtcctcaatgcaatttctcaacgacatgaaactgcattagcgtaatttctaaacaacatgaaattgccttAGTgcgatttctaaacaacatgaaattgcacaattatgttacaatccaacatgagatctcataatccGTAACATCCAGTCatctttaaattaaaatttgtttaaagatactattttatacttccatttctcaGCCAACAGGAGAAatgataacaatagaatcaacagtgatgatcataaaaaaatcaatgcttTAATTAAGATCGTAAAAGCATTATCAGTTAACTACAATATCCAGAAAGACAAACTGTACATAGCTCCCCCTAACAAAAGAGATTAAAAGAGTCTAAAACACCCATACTCTTATACATGgcctttaaacaaaatgggtcgtAAATCTTTTGTTAAAGGATTAACTAACATGGACTTGGTTTTAATATTATCAAtcataatatctcactttttgaccaaatccttaacaatataatatttgatctccatgtgtttggatgcattgataattttgtcattttaaaataaaacacaGCTGTAGTGTTGTCACATAAAAtacaataagatcaattatggacaatgagcaattcaacaaaataattagcACATCACAAACTCCCATTTGGGCAGAGTGTATAATGTACAATTATTTTCTACAACATGAAGATTATGAAACGATAACAAGGAGAATTACACATAATTGTCAATGATCCATCTCCTTTGGGCAGagaaatcatttaaattatacatctccatGATATCAATATATAGAGACGATAAaagagaattacatataatcttCAAGGATcaatcccctttgggcagacaaatcctttaaattatatattttcattatctcaacatagaggggaattacaCATAACTCTAAAAAATTTATCCCCTTTAGGCAAATAAACCTTTTGAGTCACACATCCCCATCATTCATCTctaatatatcaatatagaggggaattacacataactttcaaaaaatttatcccctttgggcagataaatctttttgagtcatacatccccatcttttaattttggaatttatcttcatgcaattttcaaattaatatacacaataccCCATTTGGGCAGGTGattatatatactaatttttatcaataaggaacttcaataaaatttatgtccaaaattcatcaaataatatGAAGCACTTTACAATATGTGCTTcccaagatcatattgcatttatcaaatagtaatttttcccacaattttttttaatgggggTTAGAAAAATGGTTTTAGTCCAAATCACTGAATTAACCCAACAAAAGATAGGATAGGTGCATCTAGCACTTCAGTCAGCATGTTTGgtatttaagtttaaattactCGTGCACCAAATACCAAACAAAGACACCCAGGCAGGAACTACAATctttacaagaaaaataatggcaCCCGGGCTGCGTACTCAACCTCAACTTAAACAGAATGAAGAACACTCTAAGCAAGCACTGTAACCAATTAAAGTCAGGGAAAGGTTACAGTCAGGGAAAACAACCCACCGTTCTATCACCTTTAGTCAATAGGTTCTCGTgtttaaattaacaaataaaagtCCCACTAGCAATCTTAAGCACTCATGTCAAATCCCAAGCACATATAGACAAGAGACCAAGACAAAACAGCAAATAGAAAAGTGAATGCTAATTCTGCAGCAAGAATTGCAATATGTTATGAAAGAAAGTATCACTtccgcaatttttttttaatgtttctgAATTCAATCTATGATAATGAGGTACAATATCTTCTGTCATAATGTCAATTTATGCGAGAGAGTGTGAATAAAGTAAGATCTTGCGCATGGCACAAGCAATATTGTTTGTTACTAGCAAAAATCAAGATTGATATAGAATAAGATCTCTAATCCAATTGCCCTCTTAAGCttactttcccttttcttctacGCAATGATCGTTCACATAAAATACTATCACAAACCATTGTTTATAGAGACATAATCGAATGAGAAGTTCACCATCCATCAAAGAAAGCCAAGTTCATCAATCCATTAGCAGTACCCACGATTACCATCAATGGAATTCATctaaatttcattgaaaaaacTGATCTTGAATCcgccacaaatttttttttttttggctaacaTGACCTAACCGTAATTGGCCTCGGCCACCCCACCTAGAATCCAAAACTCATGTAACTTTACATCATGAAGAGAATCTCCAAACCTTGAAAAAACCATAAGACCATTACCACAACGAAAAAAACATCACTAACGGTCTCCGATTCCCACAGAATCATCCACTTCCATCTAGCTACAAACACCTCACACAAAACCAGAACTACTCAAGAAGCCATTGTTCTGACTACTTTTCCCTACTGCTCAGCCAAAATGGATATCCCATAAAGAATTATCAAATTATACACTCAATTCACACACAAATCAAAATCCCCAGCAAGCATGCCACTTATTCTCATGCAAAACCACCTGAAGTAATAAAATCCCTAGTCCCAGGAGCATTATAGTGCCAAAGAAGAACAATACTCAAAAGTAAATCCAC of the Eucalyptus grandis isolate ANBG69807.140 chromosome 10, ASM1654582v1, whole genome shotgun sequence genome contains:
- the LOC104422018 gene encoding UDP-glucose 6-dehydrogenase 1, with protein sequence MVKICCIGAGYVGGPTMAVIALKCPSVEVAVVDISVSRIQAWNSEQLPIYEPGLDAVVKQCRGKNLFFSTDVEKHVFEADIVFVSVNTPTKTRGLGAGKAADLTYWESAARMIADVSKSDKIVVEKSTVPVKTAEAIEKILTHNSKGIKFQILSNPEFLAEGTAIQDLFAPDRVLIGGRETPEGQKAIQTLKDVYAHWVPEDRILTTNLWSAELSKLAANAFLAQRISSVNAMSSLCEATGADVAQVSYAVGKDSRIGPKFLNASVGFGGSCFQKDILNLVYICECNGLPEVAEYWKQVIKINDYQKARFVNRVVSSMFNTVSNKKIAILGFAFKKDTGDTRETPAIDVCKGLLGDKARLSIYDPQVTEEQIQRDLTMNKFDWDHPVHLQPMSPTTVKQVSVVWDAYDAVKDAHGLCILTEWDEFKTLDYQRIYDNMQKPAYIFDGRNVVNVNKLREIGFIVYSIGKPLDPWLKDMPAVA